One genomic window of Globicephala melas chromosome 8, mGloMel1.2, whole genome shotgun sequence includes the following:
- the RNF26 gene encoding E3 ubiquitin-protein ligase RNF26, with product MEAVYLVVNGVGLLLDVLTLVLDLNFLLVSSLLASLAWLLAFIYNLPHTVLTSLLHLGRGVLLSLLAFIEAVVPFTFGGFQALCTVLYSCCSGLESLKLLGHLASHGALRSREILHRGVLNMVSNGHALLRQVCDICAITMSLVAYVINSLVNICLIGTQNLFSLVLALWDAVMGPLWRMTDVVAAFLAHISSSAVAMSILLWTPCQLVLELLASAARLLASFVLVNVTGLVLLACVLAVTVTLLHPDLTLRLATQALSQLHARPSYHRLREDVVRLSRLALGLETWRRVWSRSLQLASWPNRGGAPGAPQGGPRRVPSARTWRQDALPEAGPRSEAEEEEVRMARVTAARGRERLNVEEPVTGQDPWKLLKEQEERKKCVICQDQSKTVLLLPCRHLCLCQACTEILMRHPVYHRNCPLCRRGILQTLNVYL from the coding sequence ATGGAGGCTGTGTACCTGGTAGTGAATGGGGTGGGCCTGTTGCTGGATGTGCTGACCTTGGTGTTGGACCTCAACTTCCTGCTGGTGTCCTCCCTCCTGGCTTCCCTGGCCTGGCTCCTGGCCTTCATCTACAACCTGCCACATACGGTACTGACTAGTCTTCTGCACTTGGGCCGTGGAGTCTTGCTGTCACTGCTGGCCTTCATCGAAGCCGTGGTTCCCTTCACCTTTGGGGGCTTTCAGGCCTTGTGTACCGTACTATACAGCTGCTGTTCTGGCCTGGAGAGCTTAAAGCTCCTGGGGCACCTGGCCTCCCACGGGGCGCTTAGGAGCCGGGAGATCCTGCACCGGGGTGTCCTCAATATGGTCTCCAATGGCCATGCTTTGCTGCGCCAGGTCTGTGACATCTGTGCCATCACCATGAGCCTGGTGGCCTATGTGATCAATAGCCTGGTCAACATCTGCCTCATTGGCACTCAGAACCTCTTCTCCCTGGTGCTGGCCCTGTGGGATGCAGTGATGGGACCGCTGTGGAGGATGACGGATGTAGTGGCTGCTTTCCTAGCCCACATTTCCAGCAGTGCTGTGGCCATGTCCATCCTCCTCTGGACCCCCTGCCAACTGGTACTGGAGCTCTTGGCCTCCGCTGCCCGCCTCCTGGCCAGCTTTGTGCTTGTCAATGTCACTGGCCTGGTGCTGCTGGCTTGCGTGCTGGCAGTGACAGTGACTCTGTTGCACCCGGACCTCACCCTGAGGCTGGCCACCCAGGCGCTCAGTCAGCTCCATGCCCGGCCATCCTACCACCGGCTCAGAGAGGATGTTGTGCGGCTCTCTCGCTTAGCACTGGGCTTGGAGACCTGGCGCCGAGTCTGGAGCCGTAGCCTGCAGCTGGCGAGCTGGCCTAACCGGGGAGGGGCCCCTGGGGCCCCCCAGGGTGGCCCTAGGAGGGTGCCCTCAGCCAGGACCTGGCGACAGGACGCTCTTCCTGAAGCTGGGCCCAGATCAGAGGCAGAAGAAGAGGAGGTCAGGATGGCCAGAGTGACAGCTGCCCGGGGCCGGGAGAGGCTCAATGTGGAGGAGCCTGTAACTGGGCAAGACCCATGGAAATTGCTGAAGGAGCAAGAGGAGCGGAAGAAGTGCGTCATCTGCCAGGACCAGAGCAAGACGGTGCTGCTTCTGCCTTGTCGGCACCTGTGCCTCTGCCAGGCCTGCACTGAGATCCTGATGCGCCACCCTGTCTACCACCGCAACTGCCCACTGTGCCGCCGGGGCATCCTGCAGACCCTCAACGTCTACCTCTGA
- the C1QTNF5 gene encoding complement C1q tumor necrosis factor-related protein 5 isoform X2, giving the protein MVLPLRPPQISPSFLHQTLAGRRATPRVISLLFPGPGSWPLNNWFPLGVWEEQSRAGKERTGTRGTPRAGGAWLERSAGKEGSKQESTGGSGVARDPKEATERASSPGSREGAHRRPEARGVRAPRASAMRPLLTLLLLGLAAGSPPLDDNKIPSLCPGHPGLPGTPGHHGSQGLPGRDGRDGRDGAPGAPGEKGEGGRPGLPGPRGEPGPRGEAGPVGAAGPAGECSVPPRSAFSAKRSESRVPPPSDAPLPFDRVLVNEQGHYDAVTGKFTCHVPGVYYFAVHATVYRASLQFDLVKNGESIASFFQFFGGWPKPASLSGGTMVRLEPKDQVWVQVGVGDYIGIYASIKTDSTFSGFLVYSDWHNSPVFA; this is encoded by the exons ATGGTTCTGCCTCTGCGCCCGCCTCaaatctctccctcctttctccaccAAACTTTGGCCGGCCGCCGGGCGACACCACGAGTTATTTCCCTGCTATTTCCCGGCCCGGGCTCTTGGCCCCTGAACAACTGGTTTCCTCTTGGAGTCTGGGAGGAGCAGAGCAGAGCCGGCAAGGAACGAACCGGGACGAGGGGGACGCCTAGGGCAGGGGGCGCCTGGCTAGAGAGAAGCGCAGGGAAGGAAGGTAGCAAGCAGGAGTCAACTGGAGGGTCCGGAGTAGCGAGAGACCCGAAGGAGGCCACAGAGAGAGCGAGCAGCCCCGGGAGCCGGGAGGGGG CCCACAGACGACCAGAGGCCCGCGGCGTCCGGGCTCCGCGTGCCAGCGCCATGAGGCCGCTCCTCACTCTGCTGCTCCTGGGCTTGGCGGCCGGCTCGCCCCCGCTGGACGACAACAAGATCCCCAGCCTGTGCCCGGGGCACCCCGGCCTCCCCGGCACGCCGGGCCACCATGGCAGCCAGGGTCTGCCCGGCCGCGACGGCCGCGACGGCCGCGACGGCGCGCCTGGCGCTCCGGGAGAGAAAGGCGAGGGCGGGAGGCCGG gcCTCCCGGGGCCGCGTGGGGAGCCCGGGCCGCGAGGAGAAGCAGGCCCCGTGGGGGCAGCCGGGCCGGCAGGCGAGTGCTCGGTGCCTCCGCGCTCCGCCTTCAGTGCCAAGCGCTCAGAGAGCCGGGTGCCCCCGCCGTCGGACGCGCCCCTACCCTTCGACCGCGTGCTGGTGAATGAGCAGGGACATTACGACGCCGTCACCGGCAAGTTCACCTGCCACGTGCCCGGGGTCTACTACTTCGCCGTCCACGCCACCGTCTACCGGGCTAGCCTGCAGTTCGATCTGGTCAAGAATGGAGAGTCCATCGCCTCTTTCTTCCAGTTCTTCGGGGGGTGGCCCAAGCCAGCCTCGCTCTCCGGGGGCACCATGGTGAGGCTGGAGCCCAAAGACCAGGTGTGGGTACAGGTGGGCGTGGGTGACTATATTGGCATCTACGCCAGCATCAAGACAGACAGCACCTTCTCTGGATTTCTAGTGTATTCTGACTGGCACAACTCCCCAGTCTTCGCTTGA
- the C1QTNF5 gene encoding complement C1q tumor necrosis factor-related protein 5 isoform X1, giving the protein MVLPLRPPQISPSFLHQTLAGRRATPRVISLLFPGPGSWPLNNWFPLGVWEEQSRAGKERTGTRGTPRAGGAWLERSAGKEGSKQESTGGSGVARDPKEATERASSPGSREGAHRRPEARGVRAPRASAMRPLLTLLLLGLAAGSPPLDDNKIPSLCPGHPGLPGTPGHHGSQGLPGRDGRDGRDGAPGAPGEKGEGGRPGKKRLRWEAGLPGPRGEPGPRGEAGPVGAAGPAGECSVPPRSAFSAKRSESRVPPPSDAPLPFDRVLVNEQGHYDAVTGKFTCHVPGVYYFAVHATVYRASLQFDLVKNGESIASFFQFFGGWPKPASLSGGTMVRLEPKDQVWVQVGVGDYIGIYASIKTDSTFSGFLVYSDWHNSPVFA; this is encoded by the exons ATGGTTCTGCCTCTGCGCCCGCCTCaaatctctccctcctttctccaccAAACTTTGGCCGGCCGCCGGGCGACACCACGAGTTATTTCCCTGCTATTTCCCGGCCCGGGCTCTTGGCCCCTGAACAACTGGTTTCCTCTTGGAGTCTGGGAGGAGCAGAGCAGAGCCGGCAAGGAACGAACCGGGACGAGGGGGACGCCTAGGGCAGGGGGCGCCTGGCTAGAGAGAAGCGCAGGGAAGGAAGGTAGCAAGCAGGAGTCAACTGGAGGGTCCGGAGTAGCGAGAGACCCGAAGGAGGCCACAGAGAGAGCGAGCAGCCCCGGGAGCCGGGAGGGGG CCCACAGACGACCAGAGGCCCGCGGCGTCCGGGCTCCGCGTGCCAGCGCCATGAGGCCGCTCCTCACTCTGCTGCTCCTGGGCTTGGCGGCCGGCTCGCCCCCGCTGGACGACAACAAGATCCCCAGCCTGTGCCCGGGGCACCCCGGCCTCCCCGGCACGCCGGGCCACCATGGCAGCCAGGGTCTGCCCGGCCGCGACGGCCGCGACGGCCGCGACGGCGCGCCTGGCGCTCCGGGAGAGAAAGGCGAGGGCGGGAGGCCGGGTAAGAAGCGCCTCCGCTGGGAGGCTG gcCTCCCGGGGCCGCGTGGGGAGCCCGGGCCGCGAGGAGAAGCAGGCCCCGTGGGGGCAGCCGGGCCGGCAGGCGAGTGCTCGGTGCCTCCGCGCTCCGCCTTCAGTGCCAAGCGCTCAGAGAGCCGGGTGCCCCCGCCGTCGGACGCGCCCCTACCCTTCGACCGCGTGCTGGTGAATGAGCAGGGACATTACGACGCCGTCACCGGCAAGTTCACCTGCCACGTGCCCGGGGTCTACTACTTCGCCGTCCACGCCACCGTCTACCGGGCTAGCCTGCAGTTCGATCTGGTCAAGAATGGAGAGTCCATCGCCTCTTTCTTCCAGTTCTTCGGGGGGTGGCCCAAGCCAGCCTCGCTCTCCGGGGGCACCATGGTGAGGCTGGAGCCCAAAGACCAGGTGTGGGTACAGGTGGGCGTGGGTGACTATATTGGCATCTACGCCAGCATCAAGACAGACAGCACCTTCTCTGGATTTCTAGTGTATTCTGACTGGCACAACTCCCCAGTCTTCGCTTGA
- the C1QTNF5 gene encoding complement C1q tumor necrosis factor-related protein 5 isoform X3, which translates to MRPLLTLLLLGLAAGSPPLDDNKIPSLCPGHPGLPGTPGHHGSQGLPGRDGRDGRDGAPGAPGEKGEGGRPGKKRLRWEAGLPGPRGEPGPRGEAGPVGAAGPAGECSVPPRSAFSAKRSESRVPPPSDAPLPFDRVLVNEQGHYDAVTGKFTCHVPGVYYFAVHATVYRASLQFDLVKNGESIASFFQFFGGWPKPASLSGGTMVRLEPKDQVWVQVGVGDYIGIYASIKTDSTFSGFLVYSDWHNSPVFA; encoded by the exons ATGAGGCCGCTCCTCACTCTGCTGCTCCTGGGCTTGGCGGCCGGCTCGCCCCCGCTGGACGACAACAAGATCCCCAGCCTGTGCCCGGGGCACCCCGGCCTCCCCGGCACGCCGGGCCACCATGGCAGCCAGGGTCTGCCCGGCCGCGACGGCCGCGACGGCCGCGACGGCGCGCCTGGCGCTCCGGGAGAGAAAGGCGAGGGCGGGAGGCCGGGTAAGAAGCGCCTCCGCTGGGAGGCTG gcCTCCCGGGGCCGCGTGGGGAGCCCGGGCCGCGAGGAGAAGCAGGCCCCGTGGGGGCAGCCGGGCCGGCAGGCGAGTGCTCGGTGCCTCCGCGCTCCGCCTTCAGTGCCAAGCGCTCAGAGAGCCGGGTGCCCCCGCCGTCGGACGCGCCCCTACCCTTCGACCGCGTGCTGGTGAATGAGCAGGGACATTACGACGCCGTCACCGGCAAGTTCACCTGCCACGTGCCCGGGGTCTACTACTTCGCCGTCCACGCCACCGTCTACCGGGCTAGCCTGCAGTTCGATCTGGTCAAGAATGGAGAGTCCATCGCCTCTTTCTTCCAGTTCTTCGGGGGGTGGCCCAAGCCAGCCTCGCTCTCCGGGGGCACCATGGTGAGGCTGGAGCCCAAAGACCAGGTGTGGGTACAGGTGGGCGTGGGTGACTATATTGGCATCTACGCCAGCATCAAGACAGACAGCACCTTCTCTGGATTTCTAGTGTATTCTGACTGGCACAACTCCCCAGTCTTCGCTTGA
- the MFRP gene encoding membrane frizzled-related protein: protein MKDCSDIILCVEATELSKTEFCNPAFEPESGPPCPLPSLQEDASCSTRAPWHGRRPRGLQPDCHFSWLCVLLLASLLLLLLGLLVAIILAQLQATAESGPSHHPLPSQGLTTIGSTPTPIPTTSQATGTPKGQPEAGVSPASQSTCGGLLPGPRGFFSSPDYPDPYPPNAHCVWHIQVATDHAIQLKIEALSVESVASCLFDRLEISPEPEGPLLRVCGRVPPPTLNTNASHLRVAFVSDSSVEGSGFHAWYQAVAPGHGSCAHDEFPCDQLVCLLPDSVCDGFASCADGSDEANCSAKFSGCGGNLTGLQGTFSAPSYLQQYPHQQLCTWHISVPAGHGVELLFHNFSLEAQDECKFDYVEVYETRNSGALSLLGRFCGAEPPPRLISSHHQLAVLFRTDHGISIGGFSATYRALNATENPCGPGEFSCRDGGCKNLQWMCGMWRDCTESSDDNCSIPLLPPPELACEPVQVEMCIGLSYNTTAFPNIWVGMATQEEVVEVLRGYKSLTSLPCYQNFRRLLCGLLVPHCTPLGSVLPPCRSVCQEAEHQCQSGLALLGTPWPFNCNRLPEAAGLEACAQP, encoded by the exons ATGAAGGACTGCTCAGACATCATCCTCTGCGTGGAGGCGACAGAGCTGAGCAAG ACTGAATTCTGCAATCCTGCTTTTGAGCCTGAATCAGGGCCACCTTGCCCCCTACCCAGCCTCCAGGAGGACGCCAGCTGCAGCACCCGAGCTCCCTGGCATG GTCGGCGTCCCCGAGGGCTGCAGCCTGACTGCCACTTCTCCTGGCTGTGTGTCCTCCTGCTGGCCAgcctgctgctgttgctgctggggCTGCTGGTGGCCATCATCCTGGCCC AATTGCAGGCTACAGCCGAGTCCGGGCCCTCCCATCATCCACTGCCTTCCCAAGGCCTCACCACCATTGGCtccacccccactcccatccccaccaCCTCTCAGGCAACTGGGACCCCTAAAGGGCAACCGGAGGCAGGCGTGAGCCCCGCATCCCAGTCGA cctgtgggggcCTCCTTCCTGGCCCAAGGGGCTTCTTCAGCAGCCCTGACTACCCAGACCCTTACCCACCCAACGCCCACTGCGTGTGGCATATCCAAGTGGCCACAGACCATGCAATACAGCTCAAGATCGAAGCTCTCAGCGTGGAGAGTGTGGCCTCCTGTCTTTTTGATCGCTTGGAAATCTCCCCCGAGCCTGAAGGCCCCCTCCTCAG AGTGTGTGGGAGGGTGCCTCCCCCGACACTCAACACCAATGCCAGCCACCTCCGCGTGGCCTTCGTCTCCGACAGCAGCGTGGAAGGATCTGGCTTCCATGCCTGGTACCAGGCCGTGGCCCCCGGTCATG GGAGCTGTGCCCACGATGAGTTCCCCTGCGACCAGCTCGTCTGCCTGCTACCCGACTCGGTGTGCGACGGCTTTGCCAGTTGCGCTGATGGCAGTGACGAGGCCAACTGCAGCGCCAAGTTCTCGG GGTGTGGGGGGAACCTGACTGGGCTCCAGGGCACTTTCTCTGCTCCCAGCTACCTGCAGCAGTACCCTCACCAACAG CTTTGCACCTGGCACATCTCGGTGCCCGCTGGACATGGCGTCGAACTGCTGTTCCACAACTTCAGCCTGGAAGCTCAGGACGAGTGCAAGTTTGACTACGTGGAAGTGTATGAGACCCGCAACTCAGGGGCCCTCAGCCTCCTGGGCAG GTTCTGTGGAGCAGAGCCGCCTCCGCGCCTCATCTCCTCGCACCACCAGCTGGCTGTGCTCTTTAGGACAGACCATGGCATCAGCATCGGGGGCTTCTCGGCCACCTACCGGGCCCTCAATGCCACAGAGA ACCCCTGTGGGCCCGGAGAGTTCTCCTGCCGGGATGGAGGGTGTAAGAATCTGCAGTGGATGTGTGGCATGTGGAGAGACTGCACAGAGAGCAGCGATGACAACTGCAGCATCCCCTTGCTCCCACCCCCAG aGCTGGCCTGTGAACCTGTCCAGGTGGAGATGTGCATCGGTCTGAGCTACAACACCACGGCTTTCCCTAACATCTGGGTGGGCATGGCCAcccaggaggaggtggtggaggtccTCAGAGGTTACAAG AGCCTGACAAGCCTGCCCTGCTACCAGAATTTCCGGAGGCTCCTTTGTGGGCTACTTGTGCCCCACTGCACCCCGCTAGGCAGTGTCCTTCCCCCTTGCCGCTCTGTCTGCCAGGAGGCAGAGCACCAGTGCCAGTCTGGCCTGGCACTACTGGGCACCCCCTGGCCCTTTAACTGCAACAGGCTGCCTGAGGCAGCTGGCTTGGAGGCTTGTGCCCAGCCCTGA